CCAGAGCGTCCAATAAGGTTTTGTTATCGTCCAGTTGCTTAAGGCTCTGATCGTAAAAGCCAACGTTCGCCCTAGGATGAAACACAATACCTTGTTTTACCGCGCCTTCCTGATGGTAGCTTTGCCATAGCGTTTTCAACAAGGTTGATTTCCCCCTCCATTTTTGCCAACAATGGCTACCCGATCGCCACTTTTCAATTGGTTAGCCACGATATTGAATAAGCATGGAGCTTTAGGCGATGGCGAAACATCCAGATCGGATATTTGCAGTAAGCGGTCCGCTTTTAAACGTTCGCCTTTTAACTCCAACTTCCATGGTGTCCCAGACGTGAGTATCGTCTGGTCGCCTTTTAGCTTCTCAACGCGTTTTTCCATGTTCTTGGCTTTTCGCGATAAGTCTTCATTGTCGTAAACATGTCCCCAAACAGCGAGGCGTTTCGCACTTTTCTCAATACGGTCGATTTCTTTTTTGCTCCGCTTGATGACGTTGCATGTCAGCGTCATCACGTGCCTCAAGCATTTCCAAAGCTTGGGAGCAGGGCAGTTGAAAGAAGTGCAGGCTATTGTCACGCAGTATCCAAGTGCAATTGGTGGTGTTGTCCAGCAACCTTCGGTCGTGTGATACGAGAACGAAACTCCCATTCCAGTTCAGCAAGAACTGCTCCAACCAAAGGAGTGTTGTCAGATCAAGGTGATTACTTGGTTCATCCAGTAAGAGTAGGTCGGGTTCCACGATCAATGCTCTGGCTAACAGCAAGCGAGTATGCTGACCGCCACTTAAGCCAGAAGCGGCTAATGACCATTGTGATGAATCGAACCCCATTTCTGAAAGAATGAGTTCAGCTCGCCAACGTTGACTGAGTCGTTCACTGTCAGGTAAACGATCAAGTACAGCATCCATCATTGACTGGGGCAGCAAAGATTGTGGAAGGTGTTGCTCCACGCATTCTAATTGGCAATGGCTTGCTGTTGTAATGGTTCCGGCATTTGCTTGAATTCCACCATGAAGCAGATTCAGAAGGGTACTTTTACCGCAACCGTTGTGACCGACTAAGCCGATTCGGTCGCCTTTTTTTAGGGTGAATGAGATATCTTCAAGCAAAGGAGCTGAAGTTGTTTGATAAGAAATAGATTGTGCAGATAGTAAAGTGCTCATAACTTACTCAAGAATTACAGGCATGAAGATGCCTTTCGTCAAACATTGCTGACGATAACCCTGTAAGCCAGAGAGAAGAGACTCTAGTCTGTATGTATTAATCTTCGCTCAAGCAAAGGTTATCGCAGCACGATACCAGTAAAACTTGAGCTTGCACGCTCGGTGAAGAAGCGTGCGAAATGCAATTCACACTTAGTCATGGGGTTCCTCCTTATTTTCATTGATGGGCCCAGTGACGAGAGTGTAAGGGAATGCACTGCTGTTGGTCTAGGTTCAGTATTTGGAAACGTTGCACAGTTGGCAATATTTGTGGCCCATCTTGAAGTCGTGTTATGTGCTCAACACTTTGAAGTATTGCTTAGCGGTGATACCGTAATACACTTTGTCGTCGAATCCTGACTCAACTTTGTAGTAGTCAACTTGGCGACCTTCAAATGTAAAACCGCATTTCTCCATCGTTTTGTATGAACCTATGTTAGCGCCATAGCAGTCTGCACTGACTTTGTGGCAACCTAACTCGGTGAATGCAATGTCGGTGAGCAAGCGACAGGCGCGAGTAGCGATCCCTTTGCCCCATGCGTGGACGGGAAGTTGATACCCAACTTCGTAGTTACCTTCGAGAAACATGACTTTAGACAATCCGCACATGCCCATGTAGTGGCCTTGTTGGTCTCGAATGACAAATGTTGGGCTGTCTGGCCAACTTCCTTTTTCAACCGCTTGCTTCGTGTTTTCAATAATGGGCTCAAAAAACGCCTGATACATGCTGTCCGCAGCAGGTGCGAAGAACAAATAGGCATTCACCTTATGATCGTTGAGCATAGCGATTATATCGTTGAGGTCTTCGCGTTGAATCAGTTTGATGTTCAGTGAGTCGCCAAAAGAGATTGAGTCACCACGTTTTAGTTTTTTGTATGTCATTGTGTACCTCTCCATTTGCTCAGCATGGTAGATCAGGATCTGTACCGAAAATTGGATATTTGCGACAAGTGCTATTGGAAATCCCCGTAGATGTCGATGGTCAGGTCTCGATTTTTGAGATACTTAGCTGGTGTCCGATTGAGCTGATTTTTGAGCTGGCGAATTAAATGGGATTGATCACTAAAACCAAATGCTTGTGCAAATTCAGCCCAGTCGGGCTCGGTATCCTGAGCATAGATAGACAGCACCATCTCTTCCAGTTTCATCATCATGAGATATTGCTTTACGCTAAGCCCAGTCACTTGCTTAAAGTGCCTTTCTAATGTGCGCCTAGAACATGCACACTGGTCTGCAATCTGATCGATGTTCCAATCAGATAGGCGACTTTCTACCATTGTGGTGACTTTCTGTGTGATAGAAAAAGCGCGGTCTTTTCTCTTATGAAGGTTGAGCTGGAGGAAGTGATGATGGAGCACATCAAGCAAGTGTGACTTATCGTTTGAACTCCACAACTGGTTTTGTAATGAGGGGCCAAACATTGTGGCCAGCCAATCGGGCCAGTCACAGTGATTTGTATTCAGGTTGCCAGAGGGATCAAGAAGGTAGAGCCCTTCAGGTCTAAATGTGACACCGATACGTTTCAATGGGGCTTTGTCTTCCAAGGTTAGCAACTGCTGACTAATCGAGAGTAGATGACTGCCTCGACCTTCGAGTTTAAGCAAGTCATTTTCATAGCAATACTGCTGTTCATCAGGGGTAAACAACAAGTGAGGTCTTGGGTTAGGGATCAGTTTAGGTTTTCGTTCTAGCATTTCACCAACGCCCAATTCGAGATACCAAACTTGGTGTATTAGCCATTCAAATTCTTGTAGTGGTTGCTTCCACGTAATCATTGCAAATTCAAGTGAGTTGTTTCTCCATCAGTGTACGTGATAACGGTGCATCTTCGCAAAGTGACCTTTTTGTCTGCAACGGATAAAAAATCAATTATTCCGGATGGTTACGTGAAACTATGGCTGATCCTCATATCAATAAAATATGTCATTTAGGTGACACTTAAACGATAAACAATAGAAATCGTATCTAACATGTCAAAAAATATGCCTTAGATCTCGTTTTGTGCAACTTGATGTGCTGTTTTTTTAACCTAGTGCAAAGGCTCTCATCGGATGAGTTGAATAAAGTTTATTCACTGACTATTCCTATTTTATGGGCAAAAGTGCTTTCGATGTTTGGAATTTTTGCTCGCTGATGACAAATAAAATAACGCTAATTTCAGGACGAAAAGGTTAATAACATCATGAATATAATGACAAAAATTGCCTCCATTGCAGTGGCAATTGCATTTTCTAGTTTCACACATGCTGCCATAGGAAACTACAAAGTTGTACTGATTCACGGCTTGCAATCTGATCAGTTGAAATCCAAACCAGATGCCGCGCAGGTCGATCTAGAGGGTGAAGATTACTGGAAAGAATACTGGCTTCAATACGCGGATACACGAATCGACTGGCCCGCTTATGAGCGTGTCGAAGGTAAGATCTCCAGCGAATATGCTTGGCCTAAACTTCAAGAACTTTCACGCAACGGTACTTGCCAGCCAGGTTGTATTTTTGTCACCCATTCTACAGGAGACCTCGTTGCGCGCTATCTACTGGATAATCAGGAAAACTGGCTCACAAATGCCGGGTTAGCGCCGCTCAACATTGTCGCTACCTATGATTTTGCGGGGGCTGGTGGTGGCTCTGAGCTTAGCGATATTATCATGAACGTCATTGAAGGGGGAGGCTTGGCGAATAGTGCTATGCGCTATGCCATTTCATTGTGGCTGGGTGAAATGCCCAATCAACTCAACTCTGGAGTCCTCAATGACCTGAGAGTTTCTAATGCGAGGCAAATCGCTCGTCTGTCAGAACATCGAATTCCTCGTATTCGATTTATCGGTAACGGAACTGACTATTTCAAAACCACATCCGTTTTCCTTCCGGGTAATGATGATGGGGTTGTCGCCGCGCATTCGGCATGTGGTGCCGCAGAAGCAGGCAGTTATGACAGTTGCTCAACGAGCTTAGCGATGAATGGCAAAATAGCCTCACAACGTAAAGGTGTGTCCAGCTTTATGCCTGAACATTATCCTTTAATCATGGGAGATGATTACAGTCATAGTGATGTTGTGGGGGCTAAACATAAAGGTAAAGTGACTTCCAGTATCACTGGCGTGACATTAGCCAATGGGCAGTCAGTCGGTGTCACAACCTACCAAGAGCGTGGTTGGTGGGGTAAAAAATATCTGTATGTACAAGGCTCCAACAAAGACACCATGTCTGAAATTGCCGTTGGTCTAAACTGATCAGATATTGGGCTGGACAGAGCTTCCAGCCCTTTGCGTTCTGGAGGAAGGAATGAAGAAAAAGTTATGGATATTGAGCCTTTGTGCAGCCTTGACAACGCTTAGTGTCATGTTTTGGCCAAGCCCTGTCGAGACGTCTGAATATGCAAAATCGAAGCGTAGTGAACATCCTTCAAACGCTATTTCTCCTGTCCCTGCCATGCACTTTGAGCGTGAAACATCAAACCGTGCTGTTGAGCTGAAAACGCCTTTGGAGTCTGAAGAGGTCACACTGAAATTGAAGCAAATCGCAATTCAGCATCAGCAGATCCTCCAATACCCATCCTACTCTCAGCCAATAAACAGTGAAAACAGCCTCTATCTGAGTTGGAATGCGTTTGCAGTGGTTGAAACTCCGGTGTTGGACGGTAAATCAACGGCTTCGTTGAGCGTTGAAAAGTTTCGGCATTTCTATCCTGAGCAGATATTGGTCGCGCTTGTAACACAGGAAGCAGTAGTTAGTGCGTCATTGGATGTCGTTTCTGTTGCTAACCAGCAAACTTTAGCGACACTGCCAATGGATGATATGAAGTGGCAAATCACGCCCGGGGCTGATTGGCCAGAAGAGCTGAGATTGATAGCGCGTATTGATTTTGAGAAAGGTGAAGATGTGATCAGTGCTGATGTTCGTTTGTATCACTCTGTGGCGAGCGTTGTTTCAGTGTCTCAGGGTTACGCTCAGGGGCCTGATATGGCGGTTCCGGTGACGCTGCAAATCGACAAAGAAGGTATATTCAGACTGCGTGCAAACCTGTTTCAACAAGGCGGGAATGCCATTGCCTCTTTGGTCAAAAAGCAACGGTTGTCGGAGGGCGAGCAAACACTGGAATTAAAAGCGTTCAAACGAGTCTTGCCAGAGGGGGCGACGGATTTAGAGTTACGCGATGTGGTGATTGAGAGAATGTCAGGATACCCCGGAGAAAAAACAGCTTATGGGCAGAGTGGCGCAGAGAGTTACCCGATAGGTCGTTTTGATTCTGCTGCCTTGACTGACGAAGAATACCAAATGACAGAGCAGGAAAGGCAACAAATGGCCTTTTTGCAACAACTGCTTTGATGTTTGTGGCAATGATTACTGGATTGACAGTCTGTATTGCAATATAATTGAACGGTGTTTTATTTTTTAAGGGAGCGGCGATGTTTCGTACTCAGCTTTTCCTACTATGTAGCCTCAGCTTCACCGCAACAGCGTGTACGAGTACAGCCAATATGTCTTCAGACAACAAGGCCCAAGAATGTGCTGTTGAAGAAACGCGTGCGGTCACGGTTACACCAACCGACAACCACTCTGAACCGAAAAGTAAAGGTATTGATGGGCAAGCACTGATAGACAATGAGCCGACTAGGCAAATTCTCAGTTCATTGGAAAGTGTCACTGATACACTCAATATCCTTACTTTCGGGATCTTTGCAGGAGAGCATCGCTGACCTAGTGGTTGTCTTTTGCGATGGACTTGTGTGCACGACCTTTTAGATTCAGGTCTATGCTTTATTAACCGATGCGTCAATAGCGAATGGTTATGAACCTGCTCCAGACTCTTTTCCGACAGCTTTCTATCAGAAACCGATTGATGTTCGGTTATCTGCTACTTTTTCTGCTTGTTCTCAACATCGCCAATCTAGCAAATTATGTATTGATGCGGGATCTAATAGAGAAAGGCGTAGAGAAAGAACTCACCACAGCAACAGAGTCCATCACTGATAATATTGCGACAACCGTCGACATCACCATTAGGAATTACTTACGAGGTATTTCTGAGCTCAGCCTCCAATATGTCGAGCAGCAGTATCGCCAATTTCAGTTAGGAAAGCTCTCCGAGCAAGAGGCGAAGCAAAGAGCCACGAATTTCCTACTAGAGCAAAAAATTGGTGTGACAGGGTATTCTTATGTGGTCGACTCTGGAGGGATAATACGGGTCCACCCAAAGGATCCTTTACTTGATGTGAGCTTGATGAAGTACGAGTTTATTCAGAAGCAAGTAGCAGCCAGACAAGGTTATCTTGAATATCAGTGGAAAAACCCTGATGAGCTCGTTGAGCGACCAAAGGCGCTGTACATGGTCTATTTTGAGCCGTGGGATTGGATCATCACGTCATCTTCTTATCGTGAAGAGTTTGCCAGTTTGGTGGATATCGAAGATTTTAGCGAGTCGATATCCAAGCTTCACTTTGATGAAACTGGGTATTCTTACGTGCTCAACGACCAAGGAGATGCCATTGTTCACCCATACTACGATGGCAACTTCTACAACATACGTGATTCCAGAGGTCAGTTGTTTGTTCAACAGATGCTTAGAGAAAAAAACGGCACCATCAAGTATACGTGGAAGAACCCACAAGAGCCGGAGCATCGTGAGAAAATCGCTGTTTTTCGCTATTTACCTGAGTACAAATGGTACATCGTTTCCTCAACTTATGTTCAAGAACTTAACCAGCCCCTGTTCGACCTTAAGGTTATTCATGCCATTGTACTGTTAGTCTCCATTTTGCTCATCGTTCCGTCTAACTTACTTCTCAGTCGTTCTATCGTATTACCACTGAAAAATGTGATGCAGTGGATAGGCAAGGCCTCCAATGGCAACTACAGCGTGAGAGTAGAAGATCATTCAGGGTCGAATGATGAATTAGCTCAGCTGGCAAATTACTTTAATCACTTTCTCTCGGAGCTGGAAAAATCAAACCAAGAGCTTTATCAGGAGATCCAAGAAAGAGTCAATGCTCAGAGTAAGCTGGAAAATCTCAATGAGACACTAGAAGATAAAGTCGCTCAGCGAACCCTGGCGCTCGAACAGAGTATGGAACAATTGAAGAGAACCCAAGAACAGTTGATCGAATCGGAAAAGCTGTCGGCGCTGGGCGGATTAGTGGCGGGGATTGCTCATGAAGTCAATACGCCATTGGGCATTGCGATCACGTCCTCGTCACTTATTCATGAATCGAATACCAAGCTCAAATCCGCTTTTGAAGCTCAGTCGCTGACCAGTGAACAGTTTGATAACTATGTGACTCAACAG
This DNA window, taken from Vibrio neptunius, encodes the following:
- a CDS encoding GNAT family N-acetyltransferase, with product MTYKKLKRGDSISFGDSLNIKLIQREDLNDIIAMLNDHKVNAYLFFAPAADSMYQAFFEPIIENTKQAVEKGSWPDSPTFVIRDQQGHYMGMCGLSKVMFLEGNYEVGYQLPVHAWGKGIATRACRLLTDIAFTELGCHKVSADCYGANIGSYKTMEKCGFTFEGRQVDYYKVESGFDDKVYYGITAKQYFKVLST
- a CDS encoding AraC family transcriptional regulator, whose translation is MITWKQPLQEFEWLIHQVWYLELGVGEMLERKPKLIPNPRPHLLFTPDEQQYCYENDLLKLEGRGSHLLSISQQLLTLEDKAPLKRIGVTFRPEGLYLLDPSGNLNTNHCDWPDWLATMFGPSLQNQLWSSNDKSHLLDVLHHHFLQLNLHKRKDRAFSITQKVTTMVESRLSDWNIDQIADQCACSRRTLERHFKQVTGLSVKQYLMMMKLEEMVLSIYAQDTEPDWAEFAQAFGFSDQSHLIRQLKNQLNRTPAKYLKNRDLTIDIYGDFQ
- a CDS encoding cache domain-containing protein, translated to MFGYLLLFLLVLNIANLANYVLMRDLIEKGVEKELTTATESITDNIATTVDITIRNYLRGISELSLQYVEQQYRQFQLGKLSEQEAKQRATNFLLEQKIGVTGYSYVVDSGGIIRVHPKDPLLDVSLMKYEFIQKQVAARQGYLEYQWKNPDELVERPKALYMVYFEPWDWIITSSSYREEFASLVDIEDFSESISKLHFDETGYSYVLNDQGDAIVHPYYDGNFYNIRDSRGQLFVQQMLREKNGTIKYTWKNPQEPEHREKIAVFRYLPEYKWYIVSSTYVQELNQPLFDLKVIHAIVLLVSILLIVPSNLLLSRSIVLPLKNVMQWIGKASNGNYSVRVEDHSGSNDELAQLANYFNHFLSELEKSNQELYQEIQERVNAQSKLENLNETLEDKVAQRTLALEQSMEQLKRTQEQLIESEKLSALGGLVAGIAHEVNTPLGIAITSSSLIHESNTKLKSAFEAQSLTSEQFDNYVTQQAQAIELLTDNLNRASKLVQSFKQTAVNQVSENCTDFDVNDVLQALLASLHPETHKAGVEPRLIVEPGLTMFSLSGALTQVFSHLILNSVHHAFDQQADPKILIDVRLEEDEVVFRFEDNGCGVEPELHKKIFEPFYTSRRARGGTGIGLNLVFNLVTQKLKGTLEFASSQGVSFTIRLPKRLR